GTGTCCTCGATGAAGAGCGAGCCATGGcctggcctcccagtgctggtgACCCGCACCCCTGGGGAGGTATAGGGGGAAGGGAGTGTCTTCAGTATGAGGCGCTGGAGACACAATCAGCCCTGGGGTGGACCCAGGTCTCCCCCTCATTTCAGGCTGCTCTGGCAGGGTCCTGTCCCCGCTCAGGGCCCATAGCGTAGAGCTTGTTTCTGCCCAGTCAGGGCTTGCCCTCAGAGAAGCTCAGATAGCAaagagctgggaggcagaggctctgGGTTCGAGGCCTTCTCAGGCCTCAACTTTTGCTGTGCAACCCTTCATAGGACCGTGCCCTTTCTGGCCTAGCCTCCCACCTGTAGAGTGAGCCCTCCCTCCAAGCTCATACTTACACCAGGGACTCCGCTCACTATAAAAGACAGTGAAGGCATCAGTGGGGTTGGCTATGCCTGAGGAGGGAAATGGGGTTCAGAGGGTGGAGCCGCCCAGTCCCCACTAGCAGCCTCCTGCCTGGCTGCTCGTCGGCTTGCCAACCTGCTCACCCTCATCCAGGGCAAATCCTGCCCTCAGGGCTTGGAACTCAGGCCGCTGCACGAACAGCTCCATGCCTTGGTGACCCCCaacctcctcatctgtaaaagcaGCAGGGCCATGAGATGAGGAGGCTACCCCATCTCCACCCTCCCCTTTCCCAGAGGTATCTGAACCACTCCTACCAGGCACAAAGGTCATGTGGATGGTTCTGGGGAACCGGTGGCCCTCCACCTTCAGCCTCCTCACAGCCTCCAGGTACCTGAGGGGGCATAAGCCAGGTGCTGGGGGAGCCACCAGATGCTCAGGCTGGCCTGGCAGGCagggccagcaggctggagtccTGTGTGTGCCCTGGACTTTACCCTGCCACACCCTGATAGGGACTCCAGAAAGTCCCTGCTCCTCTCTGGGCTGCATCTCCCTATCGATGCAATGGTCATGGCAGTAATTCCTGTCCAAGGGGTCAAGGTGTCCCTTGGCCTTAAGTTTCTCCAATCACCCTTCCAGGTCCTGGGTCAATCCACTAGACCAGTGGGGACATTGTGGAGGAGCGGGAATGGAGGACACTCACTGGATGCTGACGCACTTCATGTCCTGGGCACCCCTGGCATAGATGTAGCCCTCAGAATCCTTGAAGGCCTCAAAGGGGTCGTGACTCCAATGTTCCTGGGGACAGGGATGGGAAGAGGGGCCCAAACCTCCAACTTAGCCATTAATCCACTCTGGTCAACAGTGTCCCTTCCCTAGGAGCCCACCATAGGGTTGGAGTGACAGGTGGAGTGGTGGGGGAGGAAAGACAGGGGCTGAAGAAGGAAGCTGATTGTCATCCCCCATCGCTGTCTCCTGCTTCCCACCCTCTAGTCCCTACCCCACTCTGGCCCAGATCTTGTTGCTGGACGAAGGCTGCTTGAGTGGTGTAATGTCATAAGGATGTTGAAAGTTAGTGCCAGGACTGGGACCACAACCATGCCCTCTGTGAGGCTGGATCCTGGGGTCTGCATCACATCTGTCCCCAAGGTCTGCAATGCCCACTGCCCCAGCCCCTTTCATACCTTGAAGACAGGCACCACATCCGTGTGGGAGTTGAGCAAGATGGAGGAGAGTGCAGGGTTGGTGCCTGGCCAGGTCAACACGGTCACCACATAGCCAGGTGCCACCTGGAGATGGTCAGGAGGGGAGGTGGTCTGAGCAGGGTGAGGAAGTGCCCAGGCCCACCTCCCTTCCCTGCTTAGGGCCCCAGGCTCACCTCCACTTTCTGACAGCCCAGGCCCAGCTGGCGGGCTCTCTCCTCAAAGAAGGCCACAGCAGCTCCTGGAGGCACAGAGTGTCTTGGGGCTGCTTCTGCCTACCCACAGCTTCCCACCAGCCCAGGCAGCCCCGAGAAGGGAGCACACCCAGAAATGGGCTGCTGCCTCCCCAACACACTCCATATCCCTCAGAGACACCTGCATTTCCATCCCCAAGAAAGAAGATGTTTTTGGCTAGTCAGTGACCCTTTCTGGAAGGCCAGGGGGACGTCCAGGGTTGCAGGAAGGTGTTATCTTCCTTAATTATGGGAAACTATGGCACAGAGACACGAAGAGATTCACCCACCATGTCTCAGCTGATTAATCACAGAGGAGGAATTTGGACCCACGTACATAATTCCCAGtcaccaggttttttttttttttcctttctttctttctttttttattttttttgggccagggtctcactctgtcactaagTCTGGAGTGAAgcggtgcgacctcggctcactgcaacctcgacctcccaggctcaagcgatcctcccacctcaacctccgcagtagctgggactacaggtgcgccaccgttcctgactaatttttgtatttttctatagagacaagagtcttgccatgttgcccaagccagtcttgaactcctgggcccaagcaatctgccagcctcaacctcctgaagtgctgggataaaaGGCAGGAGCCACCTCCCAGGCCCTAACCACCAAGCTTGATCCCCTAAGGGCTGTGGCCTTTGTCCAGCCTCAGTGGGCTTCTGGAGGGCTTCTCCTTCCCCTGTGGCTGCCTGAGGCTTCCCCCACCACTCCTGCCCTGGGGAGTGAGGTGAAGTTTTTCTTTAACCAGCTGCCAGGAGTAACCTTGGGCAGCAGCAGAGCgtctggggaaaggattcctcCATAACCTGGAGGGGCTGCCTCAGTCTATTTACTTGGGCAATGACTGGAGGGGTTGGGGAGCCATGTGGGACAGCAGAGGGGGGCTCAGCTGGGTGACAGGTGTTGGAGGCTGGTTTAGAGCACAGTCCCCGTCCGTTAGGCCCCGTCACAGGCTCTGGAACCACCGTCTTCTCACCATAGTCAGGCTTGGGCTGGACGGTGCGGATGCGCAGGTACTGGCGGAAGAGCGTCACTGATGGATGCTCCTCTTCGGGACCCTTGCTGGTCATGGCGCTGCGCGTGGTGAGCTGGGGGCAAAGTGAATGGCTAACTACCCCACCCAGTCCCTGGACCCGGTGCGCTCCTGCACACAGCCCGTCCCTAGGGCGGCTCCCGGATTTCCCACAGGGGTAGGATTTCCCATTAAGGAGCACCCATTCTGTTTCAGGCTCTGGGCTGTCCGCTTCCAGCACATTTCCTTATTTAATCCCCAAAAGAGCCCCATGAAGTTTGTGCTCAGAATGctcactttacagaggagaaagccgagaggctcagagaggttcgaGGACAGCTCAGAGTAGCCGAGCGAAGTTTGAACCCAGACTTGTACTCCCTCATCCCTCAAaaatcaacaacagcaaaaaacccaACGCCTCCCAATTGCCCGGCTTTCAAGCCACGGAGCCCCAGTCCCTCTATCCCTCCCCAGGGCCCCCACCTCACTCTCCTGTCGCTGAGTTCACGCTCGCCTCCCAGCGCCCGCCCCTGACTGTGGCCTGGACTTAGGGTCCTGGGAGGTCCCCTGCGAGGTCGCAGGCTCAGGACCGCCCCGGTCCGCCCACCACGTGCCCGGGGCCGGATGTCGGGGCGGAGCCCAAAGACCGCCAGTGAGGGCCGTCCCAGCGCCCGCGGCCGCGTCGGCGCGGAAGTCCCCGCCCGCCTCTGGTTCGGGCCTCAGCGGGATTACTGGAGGCTTAGATCCGGATCCCGCCCCCGGGCAGCGGCCGCGGCAACCAGCGACGCCCGGTGAGCTGCGAGCTCCGGGCTGGCCCCGCCTTGACaggcccgccccgccccgccccacacGCCTGCCACTCCTGCCCCCGGAGCTCAGGAAGGTCCTGTCCCCTAAGGACGCCTCCTCCTTTAGCCCCCGGATAGGGCGGGAGGAAAAGGGTCCGCCCTGAGGCTCTGAAGATGCAGAGCTGTAAAGCCCTAGGCCTGCGCTCCTGCGATCCTTGGCAACAGCTCCCCTGTGCAGTCCCCTGTGCAGGCCTCAGCCCGTCGGGGACGTCCTCCTAACGCCTCAGCTCCGCTTGTACTGAAGTTATTGGTCATTATCTGTCTGCCCACACTGTGAGCTCCACTTCCTGCGAGGTTATGCCCCTGGCCATGCCGAGTCCGGACACTGTGCCAGAAATGGGAATAAACGCATGGACAAGAGCACGTGTGACGGTGTGAGCGTGCCACTGCGTGTGCAGTCTATCAGTGGGTATGACTGTGTATGGGACGTGTGAGATGGTGGGTGG
The sequence above is drawn from the Rhinopithecus roxellana isolate Shanxi Qingling chromosome 1, ASM756505v1, whole genome shotgun sequence genome and encodes:
- the LOC104663721 gene encoding aminoacylase-1 isoform X1; its protein translation is MTSKGPEEEHPSVTLFRQYLRIRTVQPKPDYGAAVAFFEERARQLGLGCQKVEVAPGYVVTVLTWPGTNPALSSILLNSHTDVVPVFKEHWSHDPFEAFKDSEGYIYARGAQDMKCVSIQYLEAVRRLKVEGHRFPRTIHMTFVPDEEVGGHQGMELFVQRPEFQALRAGFALDEGIANPTDAFTVFYSERSPWWVRVTSTGRPGHGSLFIEDTAAEKLHKVVSSILAFREKEWQRLQSNPHLKEGAVTSVNLTKLEGGVAYNVVPATMSASFDFRVAPDVDFKAFEEQLQSWCQAAGEGVTLEFAQKWMHPQVTPIDDSNPWWAAFSRVCKDMNLSLEPEIMPAATDSRFIRAVGVPALGFSPLNRTPVLLHDHDERLHEAVFLRGVDIYTRLLPALASVPALPSDS
- the LOC104663721 gene encoding aminoacylase-1 isoform X2, whose protein sequence is MTSKGPEEEHPSVTLFRQYLRIRTVQPKPDYGAAVAFFEERARQLGLGCQKVEVAPGYVVTVLTWPGTNPALSSILLNSHTDVVPVFKEHWSHDPFEAFKDSEGYIYARGAQDMKCVSIQYLEAVRRLKVEGHRFPRTIHMTFVPDEEVGGHQGMELFVQRPEFQALRAGFALDEGIANPTDAFTVFYSERSPWWVRVTSTGRPGHGSLFIEDTAAEKLAFEEQLQSWCQAAGEGVTLEFAQKWMHPQVTPIDDSNPWWAAFSRVCKDMNLSLEPEIMPAATDSRFIRAVGVPALGFSPLNRTPVLLHDHDERLHEAVFLRGVDIYTRLLPALASVPALPSDS